In Pseudochaenichthys georgianus chromosome 6, fPseGeo1.2, whole genome shotgun sequence, a single window of DNA contains:
- the man2c1 gene encoding alpha-mannosidase 2C1 isoform X1, giving the protein MYHLPVLKNRRTLLERAEKFISDIYFTDCNLRGRLYGDSCPLQSIDSFLSSKRITFTEASNQTFAPYKVGDSFGPTWWTCWFKVTLNIPESWRGKEVHLRWESDGEAMVWRDEQPVQGLSKEGEKTSYILSDCLKDEEPHRSVSKTQVHCCFCNQLLTECLYFLLFSSVTLHIEMACNGLFGAGQGSMIAAPDPNRKFSVQKAELVVFNRDVQEMLTDFEMLIDIVKELGEGEQRGFQALFTVNEMVNLCDPSDPSSFSRAHSLAHTFFSQRNGDSQHVAHAMGHCHIDSAWLWPYEETIRKCGRSWVTVIRLMEKNPEFVFTCSQAQQFQWVKSWYPGLFSEIQHYVKKGRFIPVGGTWVEMDGNLPSGESMVRQFLEGQRFFDREFGIHCNEFWLPDTFGYSAQLPQIMQGSGISNFLTQKLSWNLVNTFPHNTFFWEGLDGSKVLTHFPPGNSYEMKGKVEELVKTVKNNKDKGRANHSAVLFGFGDGGGGPTQLMLDRLQRVQDTDGLPKVQMSSPDKLFSQLQADSALLCTWTGELFLELHNGTYTTQAKIKQGNRQCETLLHDIEIASSLALCRDKTFIYPVEKLQELWRLLLLNQFHDVIPGSCIEMVVDDALRYYEDIRTDGAALLHDACGALGSKGNSPGVFNSLPWERQEVIQMHEGPGTPDLALVRVPSIGVSPVGDTKPVAPVTITGQADGTLLMENGILRTVVNKDGTLASLYLINANREAISDSCHGNQFVMFDDVPLYWDAWDVMDYHLQTRKPVVEVVQPPHLVYSDGLRGSVRFTLRISDKSTITQEIIMDAMCPYIKFNTKVTWAESHKFLKVEFPVRVRSPNATYEIQFGHLQRPTHRNTSWDWARFEVWGHKWADLSEHNFGVALLNDCKYGYSVHKNTMTLSLLRAPKAPDVNADMGTHQFTYAIMPHTGSFQDASVIQAAYNLNFPLRPIRCPADTEPWSAFSISTAAVILETIKQAEDRKGALVVRLYESHGSSVTATLRTTFPIREAWHCDLLEKPDPTRPAHITSGGITLDFSPFQIVSLLLVF; this is encoded by the exons ATGTATCACCTGCCTGTGCTGAAGAACAGGCGAACTCTCCTGGAGAGGGCAGAGAAGTTTATCTCCGATATTTATTTCACAGACTGCAACCTGAGAGGACG ACTCTATGGAGACTCTTGCCCACTACAGTCCATTGACTCCTTCTTGTCCTCTAAACGGATCACATTCACGGAGGCCTCCAATCAGACCTTTGCACCTTATAAAGTGGGTGATTCCTTTGGACCAAC GTGGTGGACCTGCTGGTTTAAAGTGACCCTGAACATCCCTGAGTCCTGGAGAGGGAAAGAGGTGCATCTTCGGTGGGAAAGTGATGGAGAAGCGATGGTTTGGAGAGATGAACAGCCAGTGCAG gGCCTGAGTAAAGAGGGTGAAAAGACTAGTTATatcctgtctgactgtctgaagGATGAGGAGCCACACAGGTCAGTTTCTAAAACACAAGTTCATTGCTGCTTTTGTAATCAATTGCTCACTGAATGTCTATATTTTCTCCTGTTTTCCAGTGTCACCCTTCATATAGAGATGGCCTGTAATGGGCTTTTTGGAGCTGGTCAAGGATCCATGATTGCAGCCCCGGATCCAAACAGGAAGTTTTCTGTACAAAAGGCGGAGCTGGTGGTATTTAACCGTGATGTACAGGAGATGTTGACTGATTTTGAAATGCTGATTGACATCGTAAAG GAACTTGGAGAGGGAGAGCAGAGGGGCTTCCAGGCGCTCTTCACTGTGAATGAGATGGTGAACCTGTGCGACCCGTCGGACCCCAGCTCCTTCTCTAGAGCTCACAGCCTGGCTCACACCTTCTTCAGCCAGAGAAACGGAGACAGCCAGCATGTTGCTCATGCGATGGGTCACTGCCACATAGACTCAG cttgGCTGTGGCCCTACGAAGAGACCATTCGCAAATGTGGCCGAAGCTGGGTGACAGTGATCCGTTTAATGGAGAAGAACCCAGAGTTTGTATTCACTTGCTCCCAG GCCCAGCAGTTCCAGTGGGTAAAGAGCTGGTACCCAGGACTCTTCTCTGAGATTCAGCATTACGTTAAGAAAGGCCGGTTCATTCCAGTAGGAGGAACATGGGTGGAAATG GATGGCAATCTGCCTTCAGGCGAGTCCATGGTCAGACAGTTCCTGGAAGGCCAGCGCTTCTTTGACCGTGAGTTTGGGATCCATTGCAACGAG TTTTGGCTTCCAGATACGTTTGGCTACTCTGCCCAACTTCCTCAGATAATGCAGGGCTCTGGCATTTCCAATTTCCTAACACAGAAGCTTAGCTGGAACCTGGTCAACACCTTTCCT CACAACACCTTTTTCTGGGAAGGTCTGGACGGCTCAAAGGTTTTAACACATTTCCCACCAGGAAATTCCTATGAAATGAAAGGGAAGGTTGAAGAA ctggtaaaaactgTGAAGAACAACAAAGACAAGGGCAGAGCGAACCACAGTGCCGTGTTGTTTGGGTTTGGAGATGGAGGCGGTGGACCGACACAGCTGATGCTGGACAGACTGCAGCGTGTCCAGGACACAGATGGACTTCCCAA GGTCCAGATGTCCAGTCCTGACAAGCTTTTCTCTCAGCTGCAGGCTGACTCCGCCCTGCTTTGTACTTGGACCGGAGAGCTCTTCCTTGAGCTGCACAACGGCACATACACCACGCAGGCCAAG ATTAAACAGGGGAACCGTCAGTGTGAGACGCTGCTTCATGATATTGAGATAGCCAGCAGCTTGGCGCTTTGTCGGGACAAGACTTTTATATATCCTGTGGAAAAACTGCAGGAGCTCTGGAG GCTTCTTCTGCTAAACCAATTCCATGATGTGATTCCTGGCAGCTGTATAGAGATGGTTGTGGATGATGCACTCAGATATTATGAAG ATATCCGCACTGATGGTGCTGCCCTGCTGCACGATGCCTGTGGAGCCCTCGGTTCAAAAGGAAACTCCCCTGGTGTGTTCAACTCTCTGCCATGGGAGCGCCAAGAAGTCATCCAGATGCACGAAGGCCCTGGTACACCCGATCTGG CTCTGGTGAGAGTTCCCAGCATTGGTGTGTCTCCTGTTGGAGACACAAAGCCTGTGGCTCCAGTGACTATTACTGGTCAA GCCGACGGAACATTGCTCATGGAGAATGGGATTTTACGAACTGTCGTAAACAAAGATGGCACTTTGGCGTCTCTATATTTGATCAACGCCAACAG AGAAGCCATCTCTGACAGCTGTCATGGCAACCAGTTTGTCATGTTTGATGATGTCCCTCTGTACTGGGATGCTTGGGATGTAATGGACTACCATCTGCAGACAAG GAAGCCGGTTGTGGAGGTGGTGCAGCCTCCTCATCTGGTGTACTCAGACGGGCTCAGAGGAAGTGTCCGCTTCACCCTCAGGATCAGTGATAAGAGCACCATCACACAGGAGATTATCATGGATGCCATGTGTCCTTACATCAAATTCAACACTAAG GTGACGTGGGCAGAGTCACACAAGTTTCTTAAGGTGGAGTTCCCTGTGCGGGTACGCAGCCCCAACGCTACATATGAGATCCAGTTTGGCCATCTGCAGAGACCCACACACAGGAACACTTCATGGGACTGGGCCAGATTTGAG GTTTGGGGTCACAAATGGGCCGATTTGTCAGAGCACAACTTTGGGGTTGCACTGCTGAACGACTGCAAATACGGCTATTCAGTGCACAAGAACACTATGACACTGTCCCT ACTGAGAGCACCTAAGGCACCCGATGTCAATGCTGACATGGGGACTCATCAGTTCACCTACGCCATCATGCCTCACACAG GATCCTTCCAAGATGCCTCTGTCATCCAGGCTGCGTACAACCTCAACTTCCCTTTGAGGCCAATCCGGTGCCCTGCTGACACCGAGCCCTGGAGTGCCTTTTCCATCAGCACTGCTGCAGTGATCCTTGAGACCATTAAACAG GCTGAGGACAGGAAGGGAGCACTCGTAGTTCGACTTTATGAGTCACATGGGAGCAGCGTTACTGCAACTCTGAGAACCACCTTTCCGATCAGGGAAGCCTGGCA TTGCGATCTTCTGGAGAAACCAGACCCCACCCGTCCGGCACACATTACGTCAGGGGGAATCACTCTGGACTTCAGCCCCTTTCAAATTGTGTCCCTTCTCCTCGTCTTTTAA
- the man2c1 gene encoding alpha-mannosidase 2C1 isoform X2: protein MYHLPVLKNRRTLLERAEKFISDIYFTDCNLRGRLYGDSCPLQSIDSFLSSKRITFTEASNQTFAPYKVGDSFGPTWWTCWFKVTLNIPESWRGKEVHLRWESDGEAMVWRDEQPVQGLSKEGEKTSYILSDCLKDEEPHSVTLHIEMACNGLFGAGQGSMIAAPDPNRKFSVQKAELVVFNRDVQEMLTDFEMLIDIVKELGEGEQRGFQALFTVNEMVNLCDPSDPSSFSRAHSLAHTFFSQRNGDSQHVAHAMGHCHIDSAWLWPYEETIRKCGRSWVTVIRLMEKNPEFVFTCSQAQQFQWVKSWYPGLFSEIQHYVKKGRFIPVGGTWVEMDGNLPSGESMVRQFLEGQRFFDREFGIHCNEFWLPDTFGYSAQLPQIMQGSGISNFLTQKLSWNLVNTFPHNTFFWEGLDGSKVLTHFPPGNSYEMKGKVEELVKTVKNNKDKGRANHSAVLFGFGDGGGGPTQLMLDRLQRVQDTDGLPKVQMSSPDKLFSQLQADSALLCTWTGELFLELHNGTYTTQAKIKQGNRQCETLLHDIEIASSLALCRDKTFIYPVEKLQELWRLLLLNQFHDVIPGSCIEMVVDDALRYYEDIRTDGAALLHDACGALGSKGNSPGVFNSLPWERQEVIQMHEGPGTPDLALVRVPSIGVSPVGDTKPVAPVTITGQADGTLLMENGILRTVVNKDGTLASLYLINANREAISDSCHGNQFVMFDDVPLYWDAWDVMDYHLQTRKPVVEVVQPPHLVYSDGLRGSVRFTLRISDKSTITQEIIMDAMCPYIKFNTKVTWAESHKFLKVEFPVRVRSPNATYEIQFGHLQRPTHRNTSWDWARFEVWGHKWADLSEHNFGVALLNDCKYGYSVHKNTMTLSLLRAPKAPDVNADMGTHQFTYAIMPHTGSFQDASVIQAAYNLNFPLRPIRCPADTEPWSAFSISTAAVILETIKQAEDRKGALVVRLYESHGSSVTATLRTTFPIREAWHCDLLEKPDPTRPAHITSGGITLDFSPFQIVSLLLVF, encoded by the exons ATGTATCACCTGCCTGTGCTGAAGAACAGGCGAACTCTCCTGGAGAGGGCAGAGAAGTTTATCTCCGATATTTATTTCACAGACTGCAACCTGAGAGGACG ACTCTATGGAGACTCTTGCCCACTACAGTCCATTGACTCCTTCTTGTCCTCTAAACGGATCACATTCACGGAGGCCTCCAATCAGACCTTTGCACCTTATAAAGTGGGTGATTCCTTTGGACCAAC GTGGTGGACCTGCTGGTTTAAAGTGACCCTGAACATCCCTGAGTCCTGGAGAGGGAAAGAGGTGCATCTTCGGTGGGAAAGTGATGGAGAAGCGATGGTTTGGAGAGATGAACAGCCAGTGCAG gGCCTGAGTAAAGAGGGTGAAAAGACTAGTTATatcctgtctgactgtctgaagGATGAGGAGCCACACAG TGTCACCCTTCATATAGAGATGGCCTGTAATGGGCTTTTTGGAGCTGGTCAAGGATCCATGATTGCAGCCCCGGATCCAAACAGGAAGTTTTCTGTACAAAAGGCGGAGCTGGTGGTATTTAACCGTGATGTACAGGAGATGTTGACTGATTTTGAAATGCTGATTGACATCGTAAAG GAACTTGGAGAGGGAGAGCAGAGGGGCTTCCAGGCGCTCTTCACTGTGAATGAGATGGTGAACCTGTGCGACCCGTCGGACCCCAGCTCCTTCTCTAGAGCTCACAGCCTGGCTCACACCTTCTTCAGCCAGAGAAACGGAGACAGCCAGCATGTTGCTCATGCGATGGGTCACTGCCACATAGACTCAG cttgGCTGTGGCCCTACGAAGAGACCATTCGCAAATGTGGCCGAAGCTGGGTGACAGTGATCCGTTTAATGGAGAAGAACCCAGAGTTTGTATTCACTTGCTCCCAG GCCCAGCAGTTCCAGTGGGTAAAGAGCTGGTACCCAGGACTCTTCTCTGAGATTCAGCATTACGTTAAGAAAGGCCGGTTCATTCCAGTAGGAGGAACATGGGTGGAAATG GATGGCAATCTGCCTTCAGGCGAGTCCATGGTCAGACAGTTCCTGGAAGGCCAGCGCTTCTTTGACCGTGAGTTTGGGATCCATTGCAACGAG TTTTGGCTTCCAGATACGTTTGGCTACTCTGCCCAACTTCCTCAGATAATGCAGGGCTCTGGCATTTCCAATTTCCTAACACAGAAGCTTAGCTGGAACCTGGTCAACACCTTTCCT CACAACACCTTTTTCTGGGAAGGTCTGGACGGCTCAAAGGTTTTAACACATTTCCCACCAGGAAATTCCTATGAAATGAAAGGGAAGGTTGAAGAA ctggtaaaaactgTGAAGAACAACAAAGACAAGGGCAGAGCGAACCACAGTGCCGTGTTGTTTGGGTTTGGAGATGGAGGCGGTGGACCGACACAGCTGATGCTGGACAGACTGCAGCGTGTCCAGGACACAGATGGACTTCCCAA GGTCCAGATGTCCAGTCCTGACAAGCTTTTCTCTCAGCTGCAGGCTGACTCCGCCCTGCTTTGTACTTGGACCGGAGAGCTCTTCCTTGAGCTGCACAACGGCACATACACCACGCAGGCCAAG ATTAAACAGGGGAACCGTCAGTGTGAGACGCTGCTTCATGATATTGAGATAGCCAGCAGCTTGGCGCTTTGTCGGGACAAGACTTTTATATATCCTGTGGAAAAACTGCAGGAGCTCTGGAG GCTTCTTCTGCTAAACCAATTCCATGATGTGATTCCTGGCAGCTGTATAGAGATGGTTGTGGATGATGCACTCAGATATTATGAAG ATATCCGCACTGATGGTGCTGCCCTGCTGCACGATGCCTGTGGAGCCCTCGGTTCAAAAGGAAACTCCCCTGGTGTGTTCAACTCTCTGCCATGGGAGCGCCAAGAAGTCATCCAGATGCACGAAGGCCCTGGTACACCCGATCTGG CTCTGGTGAGAGTTCCCAGCATTGGTGTGTCTCCTGTTGGAGACACAAAGCCTGTGGCTCCAGTGACTATTACTGGTCAA GCCGACGGAACATTGCTCATGGAGAATGGGATTTTACGAACTGTCGTAAACAAAGATGGCACTTTGGCGTCTCTATATTTGATCAACGCCAACAG AGAAGCCATCTCTGACAGCTGTCATGGCAACCAGTTTGTCATGTTTGATGATGTCCCTCTGTACTGGGATGCTTGGGATGTAATGGACTACCATCTGCAGACAAG GAAGCCGGTTGTGGAGGTGGTGCAGCCTCCTCATCTGGTGTACTCAGACGGGCTCAGAGGAAGTGTCCGCTTCACCCTCAGGATCAGTGATAAGAGCACCATCACACAGGAGATTATCATGGATGCCATGTGTCCTTACATCAAATTCAACACTAAG GTGACGTGGGCAGAGTCACACAAGTTTCTTAAGGTGGAGTTCCCTGTGCGGGTACGCAGCCCCAACGCTACATATGAGATCCAGTTTGGCCATCTGCAGAGACCCACACACAGGAACACTTCATGGGACTGGGCCAGATTTGAG GTTTGGGGTCACAAATGGGCCGATTTGTCAGAGCACAACTTTGGGGTTGCACTGCTGAACGACTGCAAATACGGCTATTCAGTGCACAAGAACACTATGACACTGTCCCT ACTGAGAGCACCTAAGGCACCCGATGTCAATGCTGACATGGGGACTCATCAGTTCACCTACGCCATCATGCCTCACACAG GATCCTTCCAAGATGCCTCTGTCATCCAGGCTGCGTACAACCTCAACTTCCCTTTGAGGCCAATCCGGTGCCCTGCTGACACCGAGCCCTGGAGTGCCTTTTCCATCAGCACTGCTGCAGTGATCCTTGAGACCATTAAACAG GCTGAGGACAGGAAGGGAGCACTCGTAGTTCGACTTTATGAGTCACATGGGAGCAGCGTTACTGCAACTCTGAGAACCACCTTTCCGATCAGGGAAGCCTGGCA TTGCGATCTTCTGGAGAAACCAGACCCCACCCGTCCGGCACACATTACGTCAGGGGGAATCACTCTGGACTTCAGCCCCTTTCAAATTGTGTCCCTTCTCCTCGTCTTTTAA
- the neil1 gene encoding endonuclease 8-like 1 encodes MPEGPELHLGSLYVNKMCAGVVFTGPVRKSEVSKSPDVPFTCEAYRITASSRGKEVKLRLTPMKSDVSKQRSKAGQADQTMDVVFRFGMSGYFRFTSEDELPKHSHLCFYSKETPCRVLSFVDTRRFGSWQANGTWQPDRGPCIMFEYESFRKNVVTHLSDRAFDRPICEVLLNQKYFNGIGNYLRAEILFRLNIPPFVPARSVLEGLELEDLCENEKPLKTEIKDEKTSDRVKTVKEETGDLLRLCHTVPLEVVNQGGKGYDPKKEDYSEFKAWLQCYYVDGMKSLRDHNGRTMWFNGDPGPMAPKDLKSPKAKKRAKKTEDHDYTDKKKGAKGGSKSTPKKKVVKQETKTAKKEIEKSEEMVSPQKKKRPAARGRKTSSAEPAAGPEKRSGRVTRQSSK; translated from the exons ATGCCTGAGGGACCTGAGCTCCACCTTGGCAGCCTTTACGTAAACAAAATGTGTGCTGGAGTGGTGTTCACTGGCCCGGTCAGAAAATCTGAAGTCAGCAAAAGTCCTGATGTGCCCTTCACCTGTGAGGCCTATCGCATCACTGCCTCTTCCAGAGGGAAGGAAGTGAAGCTCAGGCTGACGCCTATGAAAAGTgatgtttcaaaacagagatctAAGGCAGGCCAAGCAGACCAGACCATGGACGTAGTCTTTCGTTTTGGGATGTCAGGCTATTTCCGCTTCACCTCAGAGGATGAGCTGCCCAAACATTCCCATCTGTGTTTTTATTCTAAAGAGACGCCCTGCAGAGTGCTGAGCTTTGTGGATACACGTAGGTTTGGCAGCTGGCAGGCCAACGGGACTTGGCAGCCTGACAGAGGGCCCTGCATCATGTTCGAGTACGAAAGCTTCAG GAAGAACGTTGTGACGCACCTGTCTGACCGAGCCTTTGACAGGCCCATCTGTGAAGTTCTGCTCAATCAGAAGTACTTCAACGGTATCGGGAACTACCTGAGGGCTGAAATCCTTTTCAG GTTAAACATCCCACCCTTTGTGCCAGCGAGGTCCGTACTGGAAGGCCTTGAGTTAGAAGATTTATGTGAAAACGAGAAGCCTTTGAAAACTGAGATCAAGGACGAAAAG ACCTCAGACAGGGTTAAGACGGTGAAAGAGGAGACGGGAGACCTGCTCAGACTGTGTCATACAGTTCCTCTGGAGGTGGTGAACCAAG GTGGAAAGGGCTACGACCCCAAGAAGGAGGACTACTCTGAGTTTAAGGCATGGCTGCAGTGTTACTATGTGGATGGGATGAAATCATTACGGGACCACAATGGCAGAACTATGTGGTTCAAC GGAGATCCAGGCCCCATGGCACCTAAAG ACTTAAAGTCACCCAAGGCAAAAAAGAGAGCAAAGAAAACAGAGGATCATGATTACACGGATAAGAAAAAG gGGGCCAAAGGAGGCTCAAAAAGCACACCAAAGAAGAAGGTCGTCAAACAGGAAACCAAAACAGCAAAGAAGGAAATCGAGAAGTCTGAAGAAATGGTATCACCTCAAAAAAAAAAGAGACCAGCTGCTCGTGGGAGGAAGACCAGCAGTGCAGAGCCAGCTGCAG GTCCAGAGAAGCGGAGTGGGAGAGTTACCAGACAGAGCAGCAAATGA
- the commd4 gene encoding COMM domain-containing protein 4, with translation MCLKERLLFPRPISVRKLNVLPVPFFCLQHQLTDTTMRFRFCGDLDCPDWVLAEISTLAKLSSVKMKLLCAQVLKDLLGEGIDYDKVTKLTADAKFESGDVKATVAVLSFIFSSAAKHDVDSESLSSELQQLGLPKEHTTGLCKSYEDKHYALQGKLRETSLRLGRLESVSWRIDYTLSSSELREVNEPLIQLKLQSQGAESGSTETTVVSVSADKFRVLLAELKQAQIRMNALQ, from the exons ATGTGCCTGAAGGAACGCCTACTTTtccctcgtccaatcagtgtgAGGAAATTGAATGTACTTCCGGTTCCGTTCTTCTGTCTTCAACATCAGCTGACTGACACAACCATG CGGTTCCGTTTCTGTGGAGACTTGGACTGCCCCGACTGGGTTCTTGCCGAAATCAGCACATTAGCTAAACTT TCTAGTGTCAAAATGAAACTCCTGTGTGCTCAAGTGCTGAAGGATTTGCTCGGGGAGGGCATTGAT TATGACAAGGTTACAAAGCTCACTGCAGATGCAAAGTTTG AGAGTGGAGACGTCAAAGCTACTGTGGCAGTGCTCAGCTTCATTTTCTCCAGTGCAGCCAAGCATGATGTCGACAGTGAGTCTCTGTCCAGTGAGCTGCAGCAGCTTGGTCTGCCTAAAG agCACACGACGGGGCTCTGCAAATCATATGAAGACAAGCACTATGCACTGCAAGGCAAACTAAGAGAGACCAGTCTAAGAT TGGGCAGACTGGAGTCCGTTTCATGGCGTATCGACTATACTCTGAGCTCCAGTGAACTGAGGGAAGTGAATGAACCTCTGATTCAGCTTAAACTGCAGTCACAAGGAGCGGAGTCAGGCTCAACAGAGACTACTGTTGTTTCTGTTTCTGCAGACAAGTTCAGAGTCTTGCTTGCAG AACTCAAACAAGCACAGATTAGGATGAATGCACTACAATGA